One Drosophila virilis strain 15010-1051.87 chromosome 5, Dvir_AGI_RSII-ME, whole genome shotgun sequence DNA window includes the following coding sequences:
- the LOC6625815 gene encoding WD repeat-containing protein 5 yields MSTPDDILTMELVYADPAELPNTLFGGGDMAASSVEQLFKMPLPFKEANSEDKPIVNNKIEAVSPGYELKYTLEGHQRHITAVRFAPGGDWLTSASADSLLKLWDLGTAQLNKTLAGHVLGINDVAWAPDGKFMASCSDDKTIRLWDPHGGLCLRTMEGHAGYVFACSINPQANLIASTSFDCTVRLWDVRNGKSLKIIPAHMDPISSVDFNRDGTLFVTGSFDGLVRIWDTISGQVLKTLIDEDNSPKPKCLRIYRGHTNLKYCIAVKFSVTAGMWIVSGSEDSCLYIWSLQSKELVQKLNAHAHEIICTDCHPKLNLIATGALQNTENLRIWQSSETVIELNK; encoded by the exons ATGTCAACGCCTGACGATATATTGACCATGGAGCTGGTCTATGCAGATCCTGCGGAACTGCCGAACACATTGTTCGGAGGCGGCGACATGGCTGCCAGCAGTGTGGAGCAACTTTTCAAGATGCCGCTGCCATTTAAGGAAGCCAACAGCGAGGATAAACCCatagtaaataataagatcGAGGCCGTGTCGCCTGGCTATGAGCTCAAGTACACGCTGGAGGGTCACCAGCGGCACATAACCGCCGTGCGATTTGCTCCTGGCGGCGACTGGCTGACCAGTGCATCGGCAGATAGTTTACTCAAGCTGTGGGACTTGGGCACGGCTCAGCTGAACAAAACACTGGCTGGACATGTACTGGGCATAAACGATGTGGCCTGGGCGCCGGATGGCAAATTCATGGCCAGCTGCAGCGATGATAAGACCATAAGGCTCTGGGATCCGCACGGCGGCCTGTGCCTGCGGACAATGGAGGGGCATGCTGGCTATGTGTTTGCCTGCAGCATTAATCCGCAAGCGAATCTAATAGCGTCCACCAGTTTTGACTGCACCGTGCGGCTGTGGGATGTGCGCAACGGCAAgtccctaaaaattataccCGCCCACATGGATCCAATTTCGTCCGTGGACTTCAATCGTGATGGCACACTCTTTGTCACCGGCAGCTTTGATGGCCTTGTGCGCATTTGGGACACGATCAGCGGGCAGGTGCTGAAGACGCTTATCGATGAGGATAATTCACCG AAGCCAAAATGTTTGCGCATCTACAGAGGCCACACGAATCTCAAGTATTGCATTGCCGTCAAATTTTCCGTTACAGCGGGCATGTGGATCGTGTCGGGCAGCGAGGACAGTTGCCTCTATATATGGAGTCTGCAGAGCAAGGAGCTTgtacaaaaactaaatgcacATGCGCACGAGATCATCTGCACGGATTGTCATCCCAAATTGAATCTGATCGCAACGGGCGCACTGCAGAACACCGAGAACCTCCGGATCTGGCAGAGCAGCGAGACCGTAatcgaattaaataaataa
- the LOC6625814 gene encoding ribonuclease H2 subunit B: MSKKGTRSTKPKADPDAVPQKACAIKKVFYISEKLLDAEGDHRLRLERFYHPGKARPALFVTLQEREIMEVLEYAEPRRSWLINSEVSSNGRTYMTTPIDATLLALHHLRKHCSQRAMSLDSICVDEPDASTNRLLTNFVSSDGLKCVADVKTSGDLIFYKYNNQRVLAWLALKTRQVVSVLKAKRVHCGLGAKSQNYVRSEKLVEENDVNEIDYMRMACDYVGRYLDADLHAELTNYLHIPSEIQALVEENATSQKRKSQQGQTSANSKKIKLANGDDAAAQLRNSSLIDSDDIKESITSPSTPAPLKERTMTAKEKALAKGAKGSKSIASFFKVK, from the coding sequence ATGAGTAAAAAGGGAACGCGCTCCACAAAACCCAAGGCGGATCCAGATGCGGTGCCACAAAAAGCGTGTGCCATAAAGAAAGTATTCTATATATCGGAAAAGTTGCTCGATGCTGAAGGCGACCATCGATTGCGCTTGGAGCGCTTCTATCATCCCGGTAAGGCGCGACCGGCTTTGTTTGTAACGCTTCAGGAGCGGGAGATAATGGAGGTGCTAGAGTACGCAGAACCGCGACGCAGCTGGCTTATAAACAGTGAAGTGAGCTCAAACGGACGCACATACATGACGACGCCAATAGATGCCACACTACTAGCACTTCATCATCTACGCAAGCATTGCTCCCAGCGCGCAATGTCGCTGGACAGCATATGTGTGGATGAGCCGGATGCCAGTACAAATCGTCTGCTTACCAACTTCGTGAGCAGCGACGGCTTGAAGTGTGTGGCCGATGTGAAGACCTCCGGCGATCTGATCTTCTACAAGTACAATAATCAGCGGGTGCTGGCATGGCTTGCCTTGAAGACACGACAAGTTGTGTCCGTGCTCAAGGCGAAACGGGTGCACTGTGGATTGGGTGCCAAATCGCAAAACTACGTGCGCAGTGAAAAGTTGGTAGAAGAAAACGATGTCAACGAAATTGACTACATGCGCATGGCCTGCGATTATGTGGGAAGATATTTAGATGCGGACTTACATGCGGAACTCACAAACTATCTGCACATACCAAGTGAGATTCAGGCACTAGTCGAAGAAAATGCCACGTCCCAGAAACGGAAATCCCAGCAAGGACAAACCAGtgcaaatagcaaaaaaattaAGCTCGCCAATGgcgatgatgctgctgcacaGCTGCGGAACAGCAGCCTGATCGACAGCGATGACATAAAGGAGAGCATCACGTCGCCCAGCACACCTGCACCGCTTAAGGAGCGCACCATGACGGCCAAGGAGAAGGCGCTGGCCAAAGGCGCCAAGGGCAGCAAGAGCATTGCATCGTTTTTCAAAGTCAAATAG
- the sub gene encoding kinesin-like protein subito, with protein MERDVGNKREMRSFLMPRDPSIDRRFRPRPNKQLRLFDEAIPETSDSSTDCSDTESDYTKNGEEDGSSTDNSELETGPQVFLRLRPVESPSKLYGISDCGNVLITSAAVTENSSNNVNRMEKHYSFTNIFDSLVGQRDVYDKCVGPRISEEECVTIMAYGTSGSGKTYTLLGDNVRAGVIPRALENIFTMYNKQLYTTPKLKLINARMIILEDDATIKEMQIRRQLLALCPDMTAQHQRLQQIIRGDHEFEEKPAEEVSVMIWVSFVEIYNELVYDLLTVPPRQANMCEPRRKNLKIVCNQGQVFIKGLTSIFVKSSDEALKLLRLGQQRLTYASTAVNSNSSRSHCVFTVDVLKYHRSGMTTQNSYKFCDLAGSERVDKTGTIGSRLREAQSINTSLMVLGRCLDAANSLKKKNNTDVIPYRDSKLTMLLQAALLGKERLAMIVTVTPLDKYYEENLNVLSFASIAKNILFKQRLVKQHNTRYSAFVEYSQSAETRDKQYIEELEAQNISLRAENDRLIYDHVLKMQLQEEKLRKELTDTFQETIQSNLKQCEERHEKKIQMLNREFEAKIASLKRKYEEQIEDLNDEIDELKSANSDVEIIDEE; from the exons ATGGAAAGGGATGTGGGGAATAAGCGCGAGATGCGCTCCTTTTTAATGCCACGCGATCCCAGTATTGATCGCCGTTTTCGACCTCGCCCCAACAAACAGCTACGCTTATTCGACGAGGCGATCCCCGAAACAAGCGACAGCTCCACAGACTGCTCGGATACGGAATCGGACTACACGAAAAACGGCGAAGAAGATGGCAGTTCGACAGACAACAGTGAGCTGGAGACGGGACCACAGGTGTTCTTACGTCTGCGTCCAGTGGAATCTCCCTCCAAACTATATGGCATTTCCGACTGTGGCAATGTGTTGATCACCAGTGCCGCCGTGACcgagaacagcagcaacaatgtgaATCGCATGGAGAAGCACTACAGCTTCACCAACATATTTGACAGTCTCGTTGGTCAGCGGGATGTATATGACAAATGTGTGGGCCCACGCATTTCGGAGGAGGAATGTGTTACGATCATGGCTTACGGAACATCCGGTTCAGGCAAAACCTACACGCTGCTTG GTGATAATGTTAGGGCCGGCGTTATACCGCGCGCCCTGGAAAACATATTCACCATGTATAATAAGCAGTTGTATACCACGCCCAAGCTTAAGCTGATCAATGCACGCATGATAATCTTGGAGGACGATGCTACTATCAAGGAAATGCAAATACGTCGCCAATTGCTCGCACTGTGTCCAGATATGACAGCACAACACCAGCGCCTGCAACAAATCATCCGAGGCGATCATGAGTTCGAGGAGAAGCCCGCGGAGGAAGTCTCCGTCATGATTTGGGTGTCATTTGTTGAGATTTACAATGAGCTTGTTTATGATTTGTTGACCGTGCCGCCGCGGCAGGCGAATATGTGCGAACCACGCCGGAAAAACCTAAAGATCGTCTGTAACCAGGGTCAAGTCTTCATCAAGGGCTTGACCAGCATATTTGTGAAAAGCAGCGATGAAGCCTTAAAATTGCTGCGACTGGGACAGCAACGGCTAACGTATGCTTCAACGGCCGTAAATTCCAACTCTAGTCGTTCTCACTGCGTCTTCACTGTGGATGTATTGAAGTACCATCGATCGGGCATGACCACACAGAACTCGTATAAATTCTGCGATCTGGCTGGCTCTGAGCGTGTGGACAAAACGGGCACGATCGGTTCACGTCTCAGGGAAGCGCAAAGCATCAATACCTCACTGATGGTGCTGGGTCGTTGCCTGGATGCGGCAAATTCTTTAAAGAAAAAGAACAATACGGATGTTATACCGTATCGGGATTCAAAGCTAACAATGCTTCTGCAAGCTGCTCTGTTGGGCAAAGAGCGTTTGGCCATGATTGTGACGGTGACGCCCCTGGATAAATACTACGAGGAGAATCTCAATGTGCTAAGCTTTGCATCCATAGCCAagaatatattgtttaaacaGAGGCTGGTGAAGCAGCACAATACCCGCTACTCGGCGTTTGTGGAGTACAGCCAGTCAGCGGAGACGCGAGATAAGCAATACATAGAGGAACTGGAAGCCCAGAATATTAG CCTGCGTGCCGAGAACGATCGCTTGATCTACGATCATGTGCTGAAGATGCAGCTGCAAGAGGAGAAATTGCGCAAGGAGCTAACGGACACATTCCAGGAGACCATACAATCCAATCTGAAGCAGTGCGAGGAGCGGCATGAAAAAAAGATTCAAATGCTCAATCGTGAATTCGAGGCGAAG ATTGCTTCGCTTAAGCGCAAATACGAGGAACAAATCGAAGACTTGAATGACGAAATCGACGAACTGAAATCGGCCAATAGCGATGTAGAAATAATCGACGAGGAATAA
- the LOC138910835 gene encoding polyadenylate-binding protein — protein sequence MFVNSMTFRGNPANYHQQQPALNHHTLAAAAAHHQQQLHHHAAATGHLSHGVGGGHAASNHLAAAAVLGRHGHNSLNAGHTSSSSHSSGALASGSSGGSSNSSPDSGKIYIKNLERSIDNKAVYETFSVFGNILNCNVAKDEEGNSRGYGFVHFDSEEAARAAIEKVNGMLCNNQKVHVVKFIPRRDREQEKATHFKNLYVKNLSEEFTEQHLREMFEPYGRITSHKLMLDEEGRSRRFGFVAFENPQSAVAAVIGLHGKQLGDNKFLYVARALSKAERQQEINRKLEERKRQKAGQIFYY from the exons ATGTTCGTCAATTCGATGACGTTCCGTGGAAATCCGGCGAActatcatcagcagcagccggcgcTTAATCATCATACGCTGGCCGCCGCCGCGGcccatcatcagcagcagctgcatcatCATGCCGCGGCCACCGGCCATTTGAGCCATGGCGTTGGCGGCGGCCATGCGGCCAGCAATCATTTGgccgctgcagctgtgctGGGACGACATGGTCATAACTCGCTCAATGCCGGGCACACCTCGAGCTCGTCCCATTCGAGCGGTGCACTGGccagtggcagcagcggcggcagcagcaacagctcacCGGACAGCGGCAAGATTTACATCAAGAACTTGGAGCGCTCGATTGACAACAAGGCGGTGTACGAGACCTTCTCCGTGTTTGGCAACATACTCAACTGTAATGTGGCCAAAGATGAGGAGGGCAATTCGCGCGGCTACGGCTTTGTCCACTTCGATTCGGAGGAGGCCGCCCGTGCTGCCATCGAAAAGGTCAACGGAATGCTATGCAATAATCAGAAGGTGCATGTGGTTAAGTTTATACCGCGACGGGATCGTGAGCAGGAGAAGGCAACCCATTTCAAGAATCTGTACGTTAAAAATCTCAGCGAGGAGTTCACCGAGCAGCATTTGCGTGAAATGTTCGAGCCCTATGGCCGCATCACCAGTCACAAG TTGATGCTGGATGAGGAGGGACGCTCGCGTCGTTTTGGATTTGTGGCATTCGAGAATCCGCAATCGGCAGTGGCCGCCGTCATTGGGCTGCACGGCAAGCAGCTGGGCGACAACAAGTTCTTGTATGTTGCACGGGCGCTCAGCAAAGCCGAGCGGCAGCAGGAGATCAATCGCAAGCTGGAGGAGCGCAAGCGTCAAAAGGCCGGCCAAATATTTTActattaa
- the LOC6625812 gene encoding zinc carboxypeptidase, with product MEIHRILHTLKWQLRLRLLVIPLLTMTACGANTESVSDNTCGVVGAGKDQARYDHYRIYNVQFDNEEQIALFQQLEKESDSLTFIGHAREIGQKLSILVAAHRVADFADLLETYKLQHRVLTYNFQEKIDRNMREVLPEHIDASKYDWQHFFHLKTIYDWMDRMAAKYPDQLSVLNLGSSTQGNDIKGVKVGNNPANKAIFIESGIHAREWIAPATATYIINELLNSTDERVQKLAKNYNWFVFPCVNPDGYKYTFEHDRMWRKNRQLFGTCRGVDLNRNYPDHWNSTGSSSDPTRYDFAGPSAASELETQRLIEFIRENVEKEQIKTYIALHSYSQMLMFPYGYTKEHVSNYDDLQEFGKKASAAIKAESGRDYVSGNLYETIYPSSGGSMDWAHAEAGIPIAYTFELRGPPDSQDLFILPAVEIQPTASEAFTAIRTIVEAAAEKGYYK from the exons ATGGAAATacatagaattttgcatacgCTTAAATGGCAATTGCGCCTGCGTCTACTAGTCATTCCACTTTTAACAATGACTGCGTGTGGTGCTAATACTGAAAGCGTCTCGGACAACACTTGCGGCGTAGTGGGTGCGGGGAAAGATCAGGCACGTTACGATCACTACCGCATTTATAATGTCCAGTTTGATAACGAGGAGCAGATCGCACTGTTCCAGCAACTGGAGAAGGAGAGCGACAGCCTCACATTCATTGGCCACGCACGCGAAATCGGCCAAAAGCTATCCATATTGGTCGCTGCTCATCGCGTAGCGGACTTTGCGGATCTGCTGGAGACATACAAGCTGCAGCATCGTGTTTTG ACGTATAATTTCCAGGAAAAAATTGATCGCAATATGCGTGAAGTTTTGCCGGAGCATATCGATGCATCCAAGTACGACTGGCAGCATTTCTTTCACCTAAAGACCATTTACGATTGGATGGATCGCATGGCTGCCAAATATCCGGATCAACTGAGCGTGCTGAACCTAGGCAGCAGCACGCAGGGAAACGACATTAAGGGCGTCAAAGTGGGCAATAATCCTGCAAATAAAGCTATTTTCATTGAGAGTGGTATTCATGCACGCGAGTGGATCGCTCCAGCCACAGCGACTTATATAATCAATGAGCTATTGAACTCGACGGATGAGCGTGTCCAGAAGCTGGCCAAGAACTACAATTGGTTTGTGTTTCCATGCGTTAATCCTGACGGCTACAAATACACATTTGAGCACGATCGCATGTGGCGCAAGAATCGCCAGTTGTTTGGCACCTGTCGTGGCGTGGACTTGAATAGAAACTATCCCGATCATTGGAACTCGACCGGTTCTAGCAGCGATCCCACGCGTTATGATTTTGCTGGGCCCAGCGCCGCCAGCGAACTGGAGACGCAGCGACTGATTGAGTTCATACGCGAAAATGTGGAGAAGGAACAAATCAAGACTTACATTGCCCTACACTCGTACTCACAGATGCTCATGTTTCCCTATGGCTACACCAAGGAGCACGTATCCAATTACGACGATCTGCAAGAATTTGGAAAGAAGGCATCGGCGGCCATCAAGGCTGAAAGTGGGCGGGACTACGTAAGCGGGAATCTGTACGAGACTATCTACCCTTCAAGCGGTGGCAGCATGGACTGGGCTCATGCCGAGGCCGGTATACCAATAGCATACACATTTGAGCTGCGCGGGCCACCCGACAGCCAGGACCTATTCATTCTGCCAGCTGTGGAGATACAGCCGACGGCCAGTGAAGCCTTTACAGCGATTCGTACAATTGTCGAGGCCGCAGCCGAAAAGGGATACTACAAGTGA
- the nito gene encoding RNA-binding protein spenito, whose product MSIHREGAELDRITVKIHNMKRSASRSPGRGNLVRNSRSMGRGYDNGGGVPGDSPERMSPERMRRRLDRSPSPRGRYGSPHREPYMRGPPAAERPAGYKVLCVSALPPKAPDEFIEETLYREYKKFGDFSVRLAHDLDERVAYVCFRTPEDAREAKHHKPRLIIYDKMAIVEPVYKSTTRPEYRPRHSMSPPDYERYHYSRSPMGPGVPLDHRRPPIDPYDRYGPPIHPHAVHPREYRPMHHEYPHPPRGPPMHRGHPHAHPHHLHGHPPPHQYAPMRPMAPRPHVPYEKPESKKDKFPNYLHHVQPEDDPLSTRTLFAGNLEVTIADDELRRIFGKYGVVDDIDIKRPPPGTGNAFAFVRYQNLDMAHRAKIELSGQYIGKFQCKIGYGKVTPATRMWIGGLGAWTSVTQLEREFDRFGAIKKIEYQKGEPYAYIQYETVEAATAAVKEMRGFPLGGPERRLRTDFAELPGATPVAPFKTSKPSYDESAIEYRRPEYDPYYEEAAVYPPRGGYSPYLPRGGYRGRGGGYRGRGRGMYHYHNDVHRPPHPSALGGVSSVPPPGGADDEWRRPPGESYDRARSGSREPGVERSRSRSPLKRARSPGSDSDTSTRRNDALGSAATVPEVARKCSTIWTGALILKSSLFPAKFHLTDGDTDIVESLMRDEEGKHNLRITQRLRLDPPKLEDVQKRIASSSSHAIFMGLAGSTVDTDCDDASVQTRPLRNLVSYLKQKEAAGVISLLNKETEATGVLYAFPPCDFSTDLLKRTCHSLTEEGLKEDHLVIVVVRGGTA is encoded by the exons ATGAGTATTCATAGAGAAGGAGCTGAACTTGATCGAATAACTGTCAAAATCCACAATATGAAACGTAGCGCTTCCCGCTCACCAGGCAGAGGAAATTTAGTAAGAAACTCGCGCAGCATGGGTCGTGGCTACGATAATGGCGGTGGGGTGCCGGGCGATTCTCCCGAGCGCATGTCACCGGAGCGCATGAGGCGACGTTTGGACCGCTCGCCAAGCCCCCGTGGTCGCTATGGTTCACCGCACCGTGAGCCCTACATGCGCGGTCCACCCGCTGCAGAGCGTCCCGCCGGCTACAAAGTTCTCTGTGTGAGCGCGCTGCCGCCAAAAGCGCCGGACGAGTTCATTGAGGAAACGCTCTATCGCGAGTACAAGAAATTTGGGGATTTCAGTGTGCGCCTTGCACACGATCTGGACGAACGTGTCGCCTATGTTTGCTTTCGCACGCCCGAGGATGCGCGCGAGGCCAAACATCACAAGCCTCGCCTGATAATCTATGATAAAATGGCAATTGTGGAGCCTGTTTATAAGTCAACGACACGGCCGGAATACAG ACCTCGTCACTCTATGTCGCCACCGGATTATGAACGTTATCACTATTCGCGCTCGCCCATGGGACCCGGCGTTCCGTTGGATCATCGTCGGCCGCCAATTGATCCGTATGACCGTTATGGTCCGCCTATTCATCCGCATGCTGTGCACCCACGTGAATATCGACCCATGCACCATGAGTATCCACACCCGCCCCGCGGCCCTCCAATGCATCGTGGTCATCCCCATGCCCATCCCCATCATCTACATGGCCATCCACCGCCACATCAATATGCACCGATGCGTCCGATGGCCCCGCGGCCTCACGTGCCGTACGAGAAGCCAGAAAGCAAAAAGGATAAATTTCCCAATTATTTACACCATGTGCAGCCAGAAGATGATCCACTCTCCACGCGTACGCTCTTTGCTGGCAACCTGGAAGTGACTATTGCCGATGATGAGCTACGCCGTATTTTCGGAAAATATGGCGTAGTCGATGACATTGATATAAAGAGGCCGCCTCCTGGCACGGGCAACGCGTTTGCTTTTGTGCGCTATCAGAACCTTGACATGGCTCATCGCGCCAAAATCGAGCTATCCGGCCAGTACATTGGCAAGTTCCAGTGTAAGATTGGCTACGGCAAGGTTACACCGGCGACACGCATGTGGATCGGCGGACTTGGCGCCTGGACTTCGGTTACACAGCTCGAGCGTGAATTTGATCGGTTCGGTGCCATCAAGAAGATCGAATACCAGAAGGGTGAACCCTACGCATATATACAATACGAAACAGTTGAGGCCGCAACGGCGGCAGTCAAGGAGATGCGCGGCTTTCCACTAGGCGGACCGGAGCGTAGGCTACGTACAGATTTCGCGGAGCTGCCTGGTGCTACCCCGGTGGCACCATTTAAGACCTCAAAGCCGTCGTATGACGAGAGCGCCATAGAGTATAGACGGCCGGAGTATGATCCCTATTATGAGGAGGCGGCTGTGTATCCTCCACGTGGTGGTTACTCACCATATCTGCCTCGTGGTGGCTATCGTGGACGTGGTGGCGGCTATCGCGGCCGTGGACGCGGCATGTATCACTATCATAACGATGTACACAGACCGCCGCATCCCAGTGCCCTGGGTGGCGTGTCTTCTGTGCCGCCACCGGGTGGTGCTGATGATGAATGGCGTCGTCCGCCTGGAGAGTCTTACGATCGGGCGCGTTCCGGTTCACGGGAACCTGGTGTTGAACGTTCGCGCTCCCGATCTCCACTAAAGCGTGCACGCTCACCTGGCTCAGATTCAGATACTTCAACGCGGCGCAATGACGCACTCGGCTCGGCGGCGACAGTCCCAGAGGTGGCCCGCAAGTGCAGCACTATTTGGACGGGTGCACTCATACTGAAGAGTTCCTTGTTCCCGGCCAAATTTCATTTGACAGACGGCGATACAGATATTGTCGAGTCGCTGATGCGCGACGAGGAGGGCAAGCACAATTTGCGCATAACTCAGAGATTGCGCCTCGATCCACCAAAGCTGGAAGATGTACAAAAGCGCATAGCATCCTCGTCATCGCATGCCATATTCATGGGCCTGGCTGGCTCGACGGTGGACACCGATTGCGATGATGCCAGCGTGCAGACGCGTCCGTTACGCAATCTCGTCTCCTACTTGAAGCAAAAGGAAGCGGCTGGCGTCATCTCGTTGCTAAACAAGGAGACAGAGGCCACGGGCGTGCTATACGCATTCCCGCCGTGCGACTTCTCCACGGATCTGTTAAAGCGCACCTGCCACAGCCTCACCGAAGAGGGCCTGAAGGAGGATCATCTGGTCATTGTGGTTGTGCGTGGCGGCACCGCCTAA
- the LOC6625057 gene encoding dynein light chain Tctex-type protein 2 has product MQRQTSSQRTSLTKCNVAAALDASSKATMRYMPSYRLEPKNPLNKDRLELTMRTIMNKNYNEDYLFHPRQSYHLAAQVSEEIKNSIKLLNFDRYRYVVLVTVGELLMQGLCSMVNFLWDADKDGFVTYTIETPKFVAVCTIFYLYYD; this is encoded by the exons ATGCAGAGGCAGACGAGCAGCCAGCGCACATCCCTGACCAAGTGCAATGTGGCCGCAGCATTGGACGCGTCGTCAAAG GCGACTATGCGCTATATGCCCAGCTATCGGCTGGAGCCAAAGAATCCCCTGAACAAGGACCGCTTGGAGCTGACCATGCGCACCATCATGAACAAGAACTATAACGAGGATTATCTGTTCCATCCGCGACAGTCCTATCATCTGGCTGCCCAGGTCAGCGAAGAGATAAAGAACAGCATCAAACTGTTGAATTTCGACAG ATATCGTTACGTTGTGCTGGTGACCGTTGGCGAGCTGCTAATGCAGGGCCTCTGCTCCATGGTGAACTTCCTGTGGGATGCCGACAAAGATGGCTTTGTCACCTACACGATCGAGACGCCCAAATTTGTGGCTGTCTGCACGATATTCTATTTGTACTACGATTGA